The Papio anubis isolate 15944 chromosome 10, Panubis1.0, whole genome shotgun sequence genome includes the window aagtaaaaatgagaCAACAACAAAGTTTCCTAAAGCAGCATGCTTTTCTCAGTGAGCCACAAATGGACAGATATATGTAAGATTAGCAGGGTTTCAGCTAGGCGCCTGATGTTTCCAGGAAGATGGAGATTTGGTTTCGAAAGGATAAAGAGTAGTAAAAGTACCCCAAAAAAGAAGGGACCAAAGGCAGACTTACTGCTTAAAACAGGCTGGAGTAGAGGTCATTTTTATTAAAGGGGTCCTTTAaacttaacaaaaacaaacaaaaaggcaaattCCAGAGccctggtttaaaaaaataaataaataaataagtaagtaagtactttctcctttattttgggAAATTGTTACATAAATGTCATGCTTATCAAAAGTACAGTACAGgctaggcacagtagctcatgcctataattccaaccctttgggaagccaaggcaagaggactcCTTGTGCcaagcagttcaagaccaacctgggcaacatagcaagatgccatctctacaaaaaatttaaaacttagctgggcatggtggtgccagCCTGCAGTTCTACACATTCAGGAGGCtcaggccagaagtttgagatcacaATGTGTTATAATCACAGCACCGCATTTCAGCCTAgaagacagagaccctgtctcttttaaaaaaaaaaaaaaaggtcggggGGCAAACCAAGGATGTCAAAGTTTTCAGCATTTTCATCTGGGCATACTACACGTAACACTGAAACAAATGTTTTGCTCTGATTTTCTGGTGAGAAAAAGCATCTTAATGTATCTCCCTTCTTGCCAATTAGAAAGTATACCAAGAGAAAGTTTATACCCTCAAAATGAAAACTTCCtgatttttattactaaatatgCTATGTCTTATCCAGCATTTTTATTCTCACTTGCTTTAACTTTTACTTTCTCAAATAATATCCCCATTCCTTTAAAATCAGgacaaaattcaaatttaatggcTTTCTGGagtatttattttacctttcttgagcaccattcaataaaataaaattccattttgtaTTAAATACATACAGTGTTTCTATTCTGgtaacatttgaaaagaaattactTGACTGAAGAACTTAGTGCTTCATAACAACATCATTTCATGACCAACATAAATCCACAAAAATCAAAGTTTCTAGAGATTTTTCTAACACCTATAGAACTCTGTAACATTAATTATGTAAACACATTAAAAACTGGTTTCTAAAAACTATCTTTCATGTCTTTAGTAATCTGTCACCTAACTCTCAAACCTTTTAAGTCTCAGAACTCCTTTCCAAACTTACATATTACTGACGTTCACAAAAAACTTTTGTTCATGTAGTATATGTGTAAACTGATATTTACTGAATcataaacagaaatttaattcaaaaataaatccattaCGTTAACATAAATTAACactttatgaaaaatttttcaaaacaacaaaaaaagtttaatgaaaaaactatgttttacattttcacaaaTCTCTGTAATGTCTAGAGtgaataaaagaagacatttaaagtCTCAGATCTGCTCCTGCATTCAATCTCTTGCAATACATGTTTCGGGCTGAAGCTTATGAAGAGTATCTACTCTCACAGATATGTACCTGGAAAGGGCAAGAATAACTTAGTACCCTTTCAGCCAATTGTGGGTTTTCTTTGAATACTACACCAAATTTAAAGgtggcagtttcttaaagttCAGTACAAATGTGGAACCTGACACTACTGTAAACTTTCTATACTGTTATTGGTCTATCTTGcactttgaatggatcttttacCCATACACAATTTTGTAATATAATGAGTTGGTCATTTGAAATCTGCTGGTTCACTGAACTATCACACAGATCTTCCAAGTGTTAGcacatttcattaaaatacaaTATCAAAAAAGCTGTCAGTATCACTACCCATctcatcagaaaaatatttagtattaaGAAGGTATCAAGCTCATAATAGATTTGAGTTtctcaaaattctaattttcactggaaaatgcaaattttgtCATCAGCAGCAAGcggtttccagtttttttccttcacatgacaggctcatttttttttttttttttttttttgaggaaatatCTGTCACTTAACTACATTAATCTCAAAACCAGTTTATCAGTCATTCTtccaagtaaaaataatatttgatgaaAACAGCATCTAGTTCAGCTTGCAACTGACAGAACTGCAtaactgaggggaaaaaagtgGTTTTTTAAACAATTCTTATTTTGATATGCAgtaaaaatgctttattaaagCGTATTTCCCATTTCATCACAAAGAATACTACAAAGACATGTAGTAGTAACTACAAACCAAAACCATAaagagataccacttcatacccattaggatggctgtaATCAGAAAGATGTGCAATAAAAGGTTGGTGGCGCTAGAGAGAAACTGGGACCCTCAACATACTGCCAATGAGAATGTAAAACGGTATGGTCTCTTTGGAAAATCAGTTAAACCCAACTGCCACACAACCCAGCAATCCAGTCCcaggtacatacccaaaagaaaacatttccacACAAAATGCTACCTACacacatgttcacagcagcactattcataaaagccaaaaagtggaaacaacctaagtgtctatcggtagataaataaaatgtggtatatgcatacaatggaatagtattcagccatataaagaaatgaggttctGACACATACTAtgacacagatgaaccttgaaaacatcatgctaaatgaaagaaaccacaacaccaaaggtcacatattgtacaATTACAGGTAAGAAATAACTGGCAAATCCGaagggacagaaagtagagtaGCGGTTGTCAGGGTCTGAGGGGAAGAGAATGAAGAGTGACTGCTAAAGAGtatgggtttccttttggggtaatAAAAATGCTCTAAAACTAGATAGTGACGATGGTTGTACAACTCCATGACCACAGTTAAAACCAGCGAATTGTATAAAGAGTgagttttatggtatgtgaattatatcccaataaagctattattttttaaaaaacatgcagCCCTCAAGGGTCAAGATTTAGTAAATATCTTTTCTTACTGTTCATCAAGGTCATTCTTGAGTGAAGCTGGGATTTTTCTTTAACTGCAAGTGCATGGTCATGAAGAATACAGCAACAACTATTACAGTCTGCTGTCACTGCCTTGATTTACGCTAAGACACAAGCAGTCTTACCACCACCACTGAAAGTGTCAACACAGAGAAAAAGGCAAGTAATTTCTTAGGGTAGCTTGATAAGAAGGACCTCTCAGACGGTCTCAGGGATATCCAATGGTCCACAGATCACGTTTTAAGAACTACTGCTCTAGGCCAAGAGCAgagtagtggctcatacctgtaatcccagcactttgggaggccaaggccgaggcggggggatcacttgaggtcaggaatttgtgaccaggctggccaacatggtgaaaccccatctctattaaaaacacaaaaattagctggacgtggtggcatgcacctgcaatcccagctactcaggagctaatcccagctacttgggaggttgaggcacaagaattgcttgaacccagaaggcagaggttgcagtgagctgagatcacgccactgcactccagtctgtgacagagcgagactccatctcaaaaagagaaaaaacaaaaaaaccactgcTCTAAACCAGCTTCAGAAATCCTAATCCCAACCCCTAAAAAAAATCATCACAGCTTCAGAAGGCTCAAATGCAATTACAGGATTTCCAAATACAGATCTGAGGTTCTAAGGCCATTCCTATTTTCTAAGCATGTATCACaaatttatcaaaagaaaaaagataatctttAAATGGTGATGGGAGTTATGTGAATCAGTTCAGTTAAAGTGTCCCACTTTTAAGAGTTTAGAATCACTGACCTGGTGAAAGAATGTTAATAGTACAATCTCCACAGAAATCCAAATACAAAACAGAATTAAAGTAATAAAGTTCAGGACTTACTGCACAACAAAACATTCAATCAAATGTTATCTAGACAGACAACATTCATAGGGTAAAAATTACACTatctctttttaaactttattatttaattcttatacaACATTCCAAGAGTAGACTTCTGAAATGTCTACTAATACTATTGACAACTACTTCTAACACAATTAACATTAATGTAATGCCCACTATCACAGAATCAAAGAATTTTTGGTCTGGAAGGTCACCTAGACAGTTACCTAGTCCAACACCTCCATTTTAGACAACGAGGAAACCgagtttgcaaaagaaaaataaccaggcCAAAATCACACACCTAGCAAGTGGCTGAGGCATATTTACTCCCTGTACCATGTTTTCACTGTACCAACCTGACTCCTCAACCAAATATAAtgcataaaatttttaattcacattACACTAAGGCCAAGACAGCCTACCtgccaaataaaaattttataatgcctgaatcaatcaatcaaatgtcaaaacaaataaaaaattaagaaaaaactatAAATGTAATTGGCATACTAGAAAAATGAATCCCTAACGTCAAAAACTACAAACTTTCAAAGAACAATAATTTGGAAGCTACTTTGATGTCTACTTTCATACAAACATATTTTCACACAAACATTGATCATTACTTCTAATGTAAGCCTGACGCTGATAAATACCTGAAGCAAAAAATTTCCCTCTGTGTATTTTCACTGACTTTATTTATGGCATGACATAACTTAAGACTCACCTGCAGGACTGTCAGCATTCTCTCCTGGATGTAGCTGTATACCAGTAGAATCTATAGAGTTTACTGTAACTGTTTGTAGATTTGGCAACTGACCAGTGCTTAGACTAACTGGAGTTGAAGTGAAGGCTCCACCTGCCGCAACTTGACCAAGTGTGAGTGTTTGAACAGGCGTCAAAGTTATTTGTTGGGCAGCAGtattctgtatttgcaaattcTGCAAGTTCTGGACCCCTTGTACTTGAAACGTTTGCCAAGTTACCTGTCCAGAAGGGGTCACTGTCTGTGCCTGAATTAAAAAGGTTCCAGGATTCAGCTGCAACTGAAGATTTTGCAAAGCCTGTTGTGATATATTTTGACCACTGGCTTGCACACCATGGATTGTCTGTGGTGTAATACCTTGCACAATTTGGGCTTGACTGGTTGGCTGCTGAGACTCTTGAAGTTGTAGATGCTGTACAACAGGCTGTGCTGTAGAAACCTGAATATTCTGTGCCTGTGTCTCTTCAGAAACAGGCGACTGGATATAATTTCCCTGAAGATCTGAAGAATGAACTTGCCCACTAGATGTAGTCAAgctatttgtgttttgttgtaaTATACCTGTACTATCTATCGTAACAGGCAACTGTGATGAAGAGGATGTTGGCACAAATAAATCTGTATCAGTATTAGTTTCATTAATATCAGGAGAAACCCGCTCACCAGTCCTTTCTGAATTGTCTGAACTATCCATAGCTTGTCCTGTGTTTATCAAATGTCCATCGGCATTAATGCCTGCAGTCATTGTCTGAGAACTGCCCGAGAGTCCCAAAGAATCTAGATCGACACTATTGATTGGTACAAATGTAATATTTCCTGGCAGACCAAGAGGCACATTAGCAACTACTTGGGTTTGACCAGGAAAAGATGAACCACCAATTGCAACTCCCTGAACCTGGACTTGACCAGTCTGTGGTAtgagattctggatgttagcagGAGGTGTTCCAGAGGCAAGTAAGGTTTGATTAGAGCCAGGAATGATCTGAATTTGACTGCTTTCTTGATTTATACCCCCATTATCCGAAGAGCCTGTGAAACCAATTTGAACCTGCTGACCATCTGTTGACTGGATCTGTGGTATCACTTGATATTGAACATTGGACACTGTACCATTTGATGAATCTGATCCTGGTGCAAcggaaaatatttgttgattctGCAAATTCTGAAGGGGAAGAACATACT containing:
- the SP3 gene encoding transcription factor Sp3 isoform X1; the protein is MTAPEKPVKQEEMAALDVDSGGGGGGGGGHGEYLQQQQQHGNGAVAAAAAQDTQPSPLALLAATCSKIGPPSPGDDEEEAAAAAGAPAAAGATGDLASAQLGGAPNRWEVLSATPTTIKDEAGNLVQIPSAATSSGQYVLPLQNLQNQQIFSVAPGSDSSNGTVSNVQYQVIPQIQSTDGQQVQIGFTGSSDNGGINQESSQIQIIPGSNQTLLASGTPPANIQNLIPQTGQVQVQGVAIGGSSFPGQTQVVANVPLGLPGNITFVPINSVDLDSLGLSGSSQTMTAGINADGHLINTGQAMDSSDNSERTGERVSPDINETNTDTDLFVPTSSSSQLPVTIDSTGILQQNTNSLTTSSGQVHSSDLQGNYIQSPVSEETQAQNIQVSTAQPVVQHLQLQESQQPTSQAQIVQGITPQTIHGVQASGQNISQQALQNLQLQLNPGTFLIQAQTVTPSGQVTWQTFQVQGVQNLQNLQIQNTAAQQITLTPVQTLTLGQVAAGGAFTSTPVSLSTGQLPNLQTVTVNSIDSTGIQLHPGENADSPAAYACFNSSNHSKRLDIRIKEEEPDPEEWQLSGDSTLNTNDLTHLRVQVVDEEGDQQHQEGKRLRRVACTCPNCKEGGGRGTNLGKKKQHICHIPGCGKVYGKTSHLRAHLRWHSGERPFVCNWMYCGKRFTRSDELQRHRRTHTGEKKFVCPECSKRFMRSDHLAKHIKTHQNKKGIHSSSTVLASVEAARDDTLITAGGTTLILANIQQGSVSGIGTVNTSATSNQDILTNTEIPLQLVTVSGNETMEPSLTLSVIADCIGEL
- the SP3 gene encoding transcription factor Sp3 isoform X3; its protein translation is MTAPEKPVKQEEMAALDVDSGGGGGGGGGHGEYLQQQQQHGNGAVAAAAAQDTQPSPLALLAATCSKIGPPSPGDDEEEAAAAAGAPAAAGATGDLASAQLGGAPNRWEVLSATPTTIKDEAGNLVQIPSAATSSGQYVLPLQNLQNQQIFSVAPGSDSSNGTVSNVQYQVIPQIQSTDGQQVQIGFTGSSDNGGINQESSQIQIIPGSNQTLLASGTPPANIQNLIPQTGQVQVQGVAIGGSSFPGQTQVVANVPLGLPGNITFVPINSVDLDSLGLSGSSQTMTAGINADGHLINTGQAMDSSDNSERTGERVSPDINETNTDTDLFVPTSSSSQLPVTIDSTGILQQNTNSLTTSSGQVHSSDLQGNYIQSPVSEETQAQNIQVSTAQPVVQHLQLQESQQPTSQAQIVQGITPQTIHGVQASGQNISQQALQNLQLQLNPGTFLIQAQTVTPSGQVTWQTFQVQGVQNLQNLQIQNTAAQQITLTPVQTLTLGQVAAGGAFTSTPVSLSTGQLPNLQTVTVNSIDSTGIQLHPGENADSPADIRIKEEEPDPEEWQLSGDSTLNTNDLTHLRVQVVDEEGDQQHQEGKRLRRVACTCPNCKEGGGRGTNLGKKKQHICHIPGCGKVYGKTSHLRAHLRWHSGERPFVCNWMYCGKRFTRSDELQRHRRTHTGEKKFVCPECSKRFMRSDHLAKHIKTHQNKKGIHSSSTVLASVEAARDDTLITAGGTTLILANIQQGSVSGIGTVNTSATSNQDILTNTEIPLQLVTVSGNETMEPSLTLSVIADCIGEL
- the SP3 gene encoding transcription factor Sp3 isoform X6 — protein: MTAPEKPVKQEEMAALDVDSGGGGGGGGGHGEYLQQQQQHGNGAVAAAAAQDTQPSPLALLAATCSKIGPPSPGDDEEEAAAAAGAPAAAGATGDLASAQLGGAPNRWEVLSATPTTIKDEAGNLVQIPSAATSSGQYVLPLQNLQNQQIFSVAPGSDSSNGTVSNVQYQVIPQIQSTDGQQVQIGFTGSSDNGGINQESSQIQIIPGSNQTLLASGTPPANIQNLIPQTGQVQVQGVAIGGSSFPGQTQVVANVPLGLPGNITFVPINSVDLDSLGLSGSSQTMTAGINADGHLINTGQAMDSSDNSERTGERVSPDINETNTDTDLFVPTSSSSQLPVTIDSTGILQQNTNSLTTSSGQVHSSDLQGNYIQSPVSEETQAQNIQVSTAQPVVQHLQLQESQQPTSQAQIVQGITPQTIHGVQASGQNISQQALQNLQLQLNPGTFLIQAQTVTPSGQVTWQTFQVQGVQNLQNLQIQNTAAQQITLTPVQTLTLGQVAAGGAFTSTPVSLSTGQLPNLQTVTVNSIDSTGIQLHPGENADSPAAYACFNSSNHSKRLDIRIKEEEPDPEEWQLSGDSTLNTNDLTHLRVQVVDEEGDQQHQEGKRLRRVACTCPNCKEGGGRGTNLGKKKQHICHIPGCGKVYGKTSHLRAHLRWHSGERPFVCNWMYCGKRFTRSDELQRHRRTHTGPV
- the SP3 gene encoding transcription factor Sp3 isoform X4 — translated: MTAPEKPVKQEEMAALDVDSGGGGGGGGGHGEYLQQQQQHGNGAVAAAAAQDTQPSPLALLAATCSKIGPPSPGDDEEEAAAAAGAPAAAGATGDLASAQLGGAPNRWEVLSATPTTIKDEAGNLVQIPSAATSSGQYVLPLQNLQNQQIFSVAPGSDSSNGTVSNVQYQVIPQIQSTDGQQVQIGFTGSSDNGGINQESSQIQIIPGSNQTLLASGTPPANIQNLIPQTGQVQVQGVAIGGSSFPGQTQVVANVPLGLPGNITFVPINSVDLDSLGLSGSSQTMTAGINADGHLINTGQAMDSSDNSERTGERVSPDINETNTDTDLFVPTSSSSQLPVTIDSTGILQQNTNSLTTSSGQVHSSDLQGNYIQSPVSEETQAQNIQVSTAQPVVQHLQLQESQQPTSQAQIVQGITPQTIHGVQASGQNISQQALQNLQLQLNPGTFLIQAQTVTPSGQVTWQTFQVQGVQNLQNLQIQNTAAQQITLTPVQTLTLGQVAAGGAFTSTPVSLSTGQLPNLQTVTVNSIDSTGIQLHPGENADSPADIRIKEEEPDPEEWQLSGDSTLNTNDLTHLRVQVVDEEGDQQHQEGKRLRRVACTCPNCKEGGGRGTNLGKKKQHICHIPGCGKVYGKTSHLRAHLRWHSGERPFVCNWMYCGKRFTRSDELQRHRRTHTGEKKFVCPECSKRFMRSDHLAKHIKTHQNKKGIHSSSTVLASVEAARDDTLITAGGTTLILANIQQGSVSGIGTVNTSATSNQDILTNTEIPLQLVTVSGNETME
- the SP3 gene encoding transcription factor Sp3 isoform X5 codes for the protein MTAPEKPVKQEEMAALDVDSGGGGGGGGGHGEYLQQQQQHGNGAVAAAAAQDTQPSPLALLAATCSKIGPPSPGDDEEEAAAAAGAPAAAGATGDLASAQLGGAPNRWEVLSATPTTIKDEAGNLVQIPSAATSSGQYVLPLQNLQNQQIFSVAPGSDSSNGTVSNVQYQVIPQIQSTDGQQVQIGFTGSSDNGGINQESSQIQIIPGSNQTLLASGTPPANIQNLIPQTGQVQVQGVAIGGSSFPGQTQVVANVPLGLPGNITFVPINSVDLDSLGLSGSSQTMTAGINADGHLINTGQAMDSSDNSERTGERVSPDINETNTDTDLFVPTSSSSQLPVTIDSTGILQQNTNSLTTSSGQVHSSDLQGNYIQSPVSEETQAQNIQVSTAQPVVQHLQLQESQQPTSQAQIVQGITPQTIHGVQASGQNISQQALQNLQLQLNPGTFLIQAQTVTPSGQVTWQTFQVQGVQNLQNLQIQNTAAQQITLTPVQTLTLGQVAAGGAFTSTPVSLSTGQLPNLQTVTVNSIDSTGIQLHPGENADSPAAYACFNSSNHSKRLDIRIKEEEPDPEEWQLSGDSTLNTNDLTHLRVQVVDEEGDQQHQEGKRLRRVACTCPNCKEGGGRGTNLGKKKQHICHIPGCGKVYGKTSHLRAHLRWHSGERPFVCNWMYCGKRFTRSDELQRHRRTHTESLEEAW
- the SP3 gene encoding transcription factor Sp3 isoform X7; the encoded protein is MTAPEKPVKQEEMAALDVDSGGGGGGGGGHGEYLQQQQQHGNGAVAAAAAQDTQPSPLALLAATCSKIGPPSPGDDEEEAAAAAGAPAAAGATGDLASAQLGGAPNRWEVLSATPTTIKDEAGNLVQIPSAATSSGQYVLPLQNLQNQQIFSVAPGSDSSNGTVSNVQYQVIPQIQSTDGQQVQIGFTGSSDNGGINQESSQIQIIPGSNQTLLASGTPPANIQNLIPQTGQVQVQGVAIGGSSFPGQTQVVANVPLGLPGNITFVPINSVDLDSLGLSGSSQTMTAGINADGHLINTGQAMDSSDNSERTGERVSPDINETNTDTDLFVPTSSSSQLPVTIDSTGILQQNTNSLTTSSGQVHSSDLQGNYIQSPVSEETQAQNIQVSTAQPVVQHLQLQESQQPTSQAQIVQGITPQTIHGVQASGQNISQQALQNLQLQLNPGTFLIQAQTVTPSGQVTWQTFQVQGVQNLQNLQIQNTAAQQITLTPVQTLTLGQVAAGGAFTSTPVSLSTGQLPNLQTVTVNSIDSTGIQLHPGENADSPAAYACFNSSNHSKRLDIRIKEEEPDPEEWQLSGDSTLNTNDLTHLRVQVVDEEGDQQHQEGKRLRRVACTCPNCKEGGGSLL
- the SP3 gene encoding transcription factor Sp3 isoform X8 → MTAPEKPVKQEEMAALDVDSGGGGGGGGGHGEYLQQQQQHGNGAVAAAAAQDTQPSPLALLAATCSKIGPPSPGDDEEEAAAAAGAPAAAGATGDLASAQLGGAPNRWEVLSATPTTIKDEAGNLVQIPSAATSSGQYVLPLQNLQNQQIFSVAPGSDSSNGTVSNVQYQVIPQIQSTDGQQVQIGFTGSSDNGGINQESSQIQIIPGSNQTLLASGTPPANIQNLIPQTGQVQVQGVAIGGSSFPGQTQVVANVPLGLPGNITFVPINSVDLDSLGLSGSSQTMTAGINADGHLINTGQAMDSSDNSERTGERVSPDINETNTDTDLFVPTSSSSQLPVTIDSTGILQQNTNSLTTSSGQVHSSDLQGNYIQSPVSEETQAQNIQVSTAQPVVQHLQLQESQQPTSQAQIVQGITPQTIHGVQASGQNISQQALQNLQLQLNPGTFLIQAQTVTPSGQVTWQTFQVQGVQNLQNLQIQNTAAQQITLTPVQTLTLGQVAAGGAFTSTPVSLSTGQLPNLQTVTVNSIDSTGIQLHPGENADSPAAYACFNSSNHSKRLGMAIRLFVTKREWKFKSRM
- the SP3 gene encoding transcription factor Sp3 isoform X2 → MAALDVDSGGGGGGGGGHGEYLQQQQQHGNGAVAAAAAQDTQPSPLALLAATCSKIGPPSPGDDEEEAAAAAGAPAAAGATGDLASAQLGGAPNRWEVLSATPTTIKDEAGNLVQIPSAATSSGQYVLPLQNLQNQQIFSVAPGSDSSNGTVSNVQYQVIPQIQSTDGQQVQIGFTGSSDNGGINQESSQIQIIPGSNQTLLASGTPPANIQNLIPQTGQVQVQGVAIGGSSFPGQTQVVANVPLGLPGNITFVPINSVDLDSLGLSGSSQTMTAGINADGHLINTGQAMDSSDNSERTGERVSPDINETNTDTDLFVPTSSSSQLPVTIDSTGILQQNTNSLTTSSGQVHSSDLQGNYIQSPVSEETQAQNIQVSTAQPVVQHLQLQESQQPTSQAQIVQGITPQTIHGVQASGQNISQQALQNLQLQLNPGTFLIQAQTVTPSGQVTWQTFQVQGVQNLQNLQIQNTAAQQITLTPVQTLTLGQVAAGGAFTSTPVSLSTGQLPNLQTVTVNSIDSTGIQLHPGENADSPAAYACFNSSNHSKRLDIRIKEEEPDPEEWQLSGDSTLNTNDLTHLRVQVVDEEGDQQHQEGKRLRRVACTCPNCKEGGGRGTNLGKKKQHICHIPGCGKVYGKTSHLRAHLRWHSGERPFVCNWMYCGKRFTRSDELQRHRRTHTGEKKFVCPECSKRFMRSDHLAKHIKTHQNKKGIHSSSTVLASVEAARDDTLITAGGTTLILANIQQGSVSGIGTVNTSATSNQDILTNTEIPLQLVTVSGNETMEPSLTLSVIADCIGEL